In Cytobacillus oceanisediminis, the following proteins share a genomic window:
- a CDS encoding DinB family protein — protein sequence MGKHHALKLYDYHVWANKKFFERLKELPKDIYDREIQSVFSSIAKALVHIYTADTIWLGVMQENSMEEIQASIAIAQETTKDKSLEEMEKLFQSLSEEYQKLLNNVSDLDKEISPVHPKFGRLDTHFSELIQHVVNHGTYHRGNLTAMIRQQGYSSVSNDYVFYLYDISTSN from the coding sequence ATGGGAAAGCATCATGCGTTAAAACTGTATGATTATCACGTTTGGGCGAACAAAAAGTTTTTCGAGCGATTGAAAGAATTGCCCAAGGACATTTATGATCGGGAAATACAAAGTGTTTTTTCCTCGATTGCGAAGGCACTTGTTCATATTTATACGGCAGATACAATATGGCTCGGTGTAATGCAGGAGAATAGTATGGAAGAGATTCAAGCTTCTATCGCCATTGCTCAAGAAACGACAAAAGATAAGAGTCTTGAAGAAATGGAAAAGCTGTTTCAAAGTTTGTCAGAGGAATATCAAAAGCTTCTTAACAATGTTAGCGATTTGGATAAAGAGATTTCACCAGTGCATCCTAAATTTGGGCGTTTGGATACTCATTTTTCTGAATTGATTCAGCATGTTGTTAACCATGGCACATATCACCGCGGAAATCTTACGGCAATGATTCGTCAACAGGGATACTCAAGTGTATCTAATGATTATGTTTTTTATCTTTACGATATCAGCACGTCAAATTAG
- the catA gene encoding type A chloramphenicol O-acetyltransferase — MKFNIINRDNWDRKEYFEHYLQQQTTFSITNEMNITILMKNLKKKNYKLYPAFIFMVTKIVNSHREFRISFNSEGNLGYWTEICPLYTIFDKKTHTFSGIWSPNLAVFSEFHSQYENDVEEYNGTGRLFPKTPIPDNNIPISMIPWSSFTAFNLNINNGGDFLLPIITGGKYSQVNDELFLPVSLQMHHAVCDGYHAGVFMNDLQRLADESADWI; from the coding sequence ATGAAATTTAACATTATTAATCGTGACAATTGGGATCGAAAAGAATATTTTGAACACTATTTACAGCAGCAGACAACATTCAGTATAACGAATGAAATGAATATTACTATTCTGATGAAGAACTTAAAGAAAAAGAATTATAAGTTATATCCTGCGTTTATTTTTATGGTTACAAAAATCGTTAACTCCCACAGAGAATTTAGAATAAGTTTTAACTCAGAAGGTAATTTAGGTTATTGGACAGAGATTTGCCCTCTCTATACAATTTTTGATAAGAAGACGCACACATTTTCTGGCATCTGGTCACCAAACTTAGCAGTTTTTTCTGAGTTTCATTCTCAATATGAAAATGATGTAGAAGAATACAATGGTACGGGGAGATTATTTCCAAAAACACCTATACCAGATAATAATATTCCGATCTCTATGATTCCCTGGAGTTCTTTTACGGCATTTAATTTAAATATAAATAATGGTGGGGATTTTCTCTTGCCCATAATAACTGGAGGGAAGTATTCACAAGTAAATGATGAATTATTCCTGCCTGTCTCTTTACAAATGCATCATGCTGTTTGTGATGGCTATCATGCTGGAGTTTTTATGAATGATTTACAAAGACTTGCTGATGAAAGTGCAGACTGGATTTAG
- a CDS encoding VOC family protein, whose protein sequence is MIKGFGGIFWRTKNLDAVKKWYSEVLKIEIENWNGTVVKPQLGNETIFSFFAENDSYFPTEQQVMLNFQVHNLNETIKHLEQMGVPLVKEKEVSEFGKFIWIEDPEGRLVELWEK, encoded by the coding sequence ATGATAAAAGGTTTCGGCGGGATATTTTGGCGAACTAAGAATCTTGATGCTGTGAAAAAATGGTACAGTGAAGTGTTGAAGATTGAAATAGAAAATTGGAATGGGACTGTGGTTAAACCACAATTAGGGAATGAAACCATCTTTTCTTTCTTTGCCGAGAATGACAGTTATTTTCCAACAGAACAACAAGTGATGTTGAATTTTCAAGTACATAATCTAAACGAGACTATTAAGCATCTTGAACAAATGGGTGTACCTCTTGTTAAGGAAAAAGAGGTTAGTGAGTTTGGGAAGTTTATTTGGATTGAAGACCCTGAAGGTCGGCTGGTCGAGCTTTGGGAGAAATAG
- a CDS encoding DinB family protein — MNRTELLLRMLDTTYDNESWYAPFKPAIEGLTAEQARWRPAGETTKSIWENVNHLIYYKERLAANLEGREWAQNLDGDQTFCLTEQINDDREWMAVVERAEKVQRSLREALIKTTTEVLEQNSLEEKLLDIMLHDAYHTGQIIQIRKMQGSWPSHR, encoded by the coding sequence ATGAATCGAACTGAATTGCTCTTAAGAATGCTTGATACTACATACGATAATGAGAGCTGGTATGCGCCTTTCAAACCTGCAATAGAAGGACTCACCGCCGAACAGGCCAGGTGGAGACCGGCAGGAGAGACAACAAAATCAATTTGGGAAAATGTTAATCATCTTATTTACTATAAAGAAAGACTTGCAGCAAATTTAGAAGGCCGTGAATGGGCACAAAATCTCGATGGGGATCAAACTTTCTGCCTTACAGAACAAATAAATGATGACAGGGAATGGATGGCTGTCGTTGAACGCGCAGAAAAGGTTCAACGCAGTTTAAGAGAAGCTTTAATTAAAACAACCACTGAAGTGCTTGAACAAAATTCTCTGGAAGAAAAGCTATTAGACATAATGCTTCACGATGCATACCATACGGGTCAAATTATTCAAATTAGGAAGATGCAGGGTTCCTGGCCATCACATCGTTGA
- a CDS encoding PadR family transcriptional regulator, with amino-acid sequence MENLTEMLKGSLEGCVLEIISRHETYGYEITRRLNQLGFTEVVEGTVYTILVRLEKKMLVNVEKKPSDMGPPRKFYSLNDAGRQELELFWEKWDFVSSKINVLKST; translated from the coding sequence ATGGAAAATTTAACTGAAATGCTGAAGGGTTCGCTGGAAGGCTGTGTACTGGAAATCATCAGCCGACATGAAACCTATGGCTACGAGATTACCCGCCGGCTGAACCAGCTTGGATTTACCGAAGTCGTGGAAGGGACGGTCTACACCATCCTCGTGCGATTAGAAAAGAAAATGCTGGTGAACGTGGAAAAGAAACCGTCAGATATGGGGCCGCCCCGCAAGTTTTACTCACTTAATGATGCCGGCCGCCAGGAACTTGAATTATTTTGGGAAAAATGGGATTTTGTATCATCAAAAATCAACGTCTTGAAGTCAACCTAG
- a CDS encoding DUF1048 domain-containing protein yields MLEMFKKMIGDKKEYKMMMARVEALPEDYQFVFKKIQNYMWNFSAGNGMDMLHMQYELIELFEAGAAEGRQVLEITGDDVASFADELVANAKTYVAKYREDLNESIMKRLGKK; encoded by the coding sequence ATGTTGGAAATGTTCAAAAAAATGATTGGTGATAAAAAAGAATACAAGATGATGATGGCAAGGGTTGAAGCACTGCCTGAGGATTACCAGTTTGTATTTAAGAAAATTCAAAACTACATGTGGAATTTCTCAGCGGGCAACGGGATGGATATGCTGCACATGCAGTATGAATTAATCGAGTTGTTCGAAGCCGGTGCGGCAGAAGGCAGACAAGTGCTGGAAATCACCGGAGATGACGTGGCGTCCTTTGCTGACGAACTAGTGGCAAATGCTAAAACCTATGTCGCCAAGTATCGAGAAGATTTGAATGAGAGTATCATGAAGCGATTGGGAAAAAAGTAA
- a CDS encoding ABC transporter ATP-binding protein, with protein MSNAAISVKGLKKSFKDKEVLKGVDFEVQRGSIFALLGSNGAGKTTTVNILSTLMKSDGGEAGICGFDVQRQPDHVRQSISLTGQFAALDGMLTGRENLMMIAKLRGISNPAQVADNLLARFSLTDAANRRADNYSGGMKRRLDIAMSLIGTPAVIFLDEPTTGLDPEARIEVWDTVKELAGGGTTILLTTQYLEEAEQLADRIAILHGGKIITTGTLAELKGMFPPAKVEYIEKQPTLEEIFLAIIGKKEEM; from the coding sequence ATGAGCAATGCAGCGATTTCTGTAAAAGGGTTAAAAAAATCCTTTAAAGACAAGGAAGTCTTAAAGGGGGTGGATTTTGAGGTGCAGCGTGGCTCCATTTTCGCACTGCTGGGCTCAAATGGAGCGGGCAAGACGACGACCGTCAACATCCTCTCGACGCTGATGAAGTCCGATGGCGGAGAAGCAGGTATTTGCGGCTTTGACGTCCAGCGTCAACCGGATCATGTTCGCCAGAGCATCAGTCTGACAGGGCAGTTCGCAGCTTTAGACGGCATGCTCACCGGGCGGGAAAACCTGATGATGATCGCCAAGCTGCGGGGAATTTCCAATCCTGCTCAAGTCGCTGACAATCTGCTTGCAAGATTCAGCCTGACCGATGCGGCCAACCGCCGGGCGGACAATTATTCCGGCGGGATGAAGCGCCGGCTTGACATCGCCATGAGCCTTATCGGGACGCCAGCAGTCATTTTTCTCGACGAACCGACGACAGGGCTTGACCCGGAAGCGCGAATTGAAGTCTGGGATACCGTCAAGGAACTTGCCGGCGGCGGCACGACCATCTTGCTGACGACCCAGTACCTGGAAGAAGCCGAACAACTGGCGGACCGAATCGCCATCCTGCATGGCGGAAAAATCATCACGACCGGTACCCTTGCCGAACTTAAAGGGATGTTCCCGCCCGCGAAAGTGGAGTACATCGAGAAGCAGCCGACATTGGAGGAAATTTTCCTCGCGATCATCGGCAAAAAGGAGGAGATGTAA
- a CDS encoding ABC transporter permease, giving the protein MKSKTGVLLGRLMRNIMRSPDTIITVAITPIMMLLLFVYVFGGAIETGTDNYVNYLLPGILLMAIASGVAYTSVRLFSDVKSGLMARFITMPIKRSSVLWAHVLTSLVSNALTIMVVILVALLMGFRSSANILDWLAVAGILGLFTLALTWLAVIPGLKAGSMEGATAYSYPLIFLPFISSAFVPTDTMPKIVRAFAENQPVTSIVDAIRALLYEGSVGSGIWIALAWCVGIMVISYFFAVKEFKRQLG; this is encoded by the coding sequence ATGAAAAGCAAAACAGGGGTATTACTAGGGCGTTTAATGCGCAACATTATGCGCAGTCCGGATACAATTATCACGGTGGCGATTACGCCGATTATGATGCTGCTGCTGTTTGTCTACGTATTTGGCGGCGCCATAGAGACAGGCACGGACAACTACGTCAATTATTTATTGCCGGGAATCTTGCTGATGGCCATCGCATCCGGCGTTGCTTACACTTCCGTGCGGCTGTTTTCGGATGTTAAGAGCGGGCTGATGGCGCGTTTCATTACCATGCCCATCAAGCGCTCGTCGGTATTGTGGGCTCACGTGCTGACCTCGCTTGTTTCCAATGCGCTTACTATCATGGTGGTTATCCTCGTTGCGCTCTTAATGGGCTTCCGTTCCAGCGCTAATATCCTGGATTGGCTCGCGGTAGCAGGGATACTCGGGCTGTTTACGCTGGCGCTGACATGGCTGGCGGTCATTCCCGGATTGAAAGCGGGGTCTATGGAAGGGGCTACAGCCTACTCGTACCCGCTGATTTTCCTGCCGTTTATCAGTTCGGCCTTTGTTCCCACCGATACCATGCCTAAAATAGTCCGTGCGTTCGCTGAGAACCAGCCTGTGACTTCAATCGTGGATGCGATCCGCGCCCTCTTGTATGAAGGGTCTGTTGGCAGCGGCATCTGGATCGCGCTTGCCTGGTGCGTCGGCATCATGGTCATCTCTTACTTCTTCGCCGTTAAAGAATTCAAACGCCAGTTAGGGTAA
- a CDS encoding SGNH/GDSL hydrolase family protein: MKKWMWPLFFTLSLALTVLFGYGLASAYMDVTSPPQAEILAKSEEVPVTPGDTYIALGDSLTRGVGSSKGEGFVPLVGNELKENNTVERFQNLGVRGARIEDLLVQLEQKEVKRSLKDAKIITITIGGNNLFNSGEILKKYSEETALGIVETEIPNLEKTFKNIRESNPNAVILYMGLYNPFKQSPNGDSFDSIIQKWNESARTLGLKYRVQVVDTFNLVTDAKRDLSSDVFHPNDATYQQIAESMSLVIKKSIIQ; encoded by the coding sequence ATGAAAAAATGGATGTGGCCGTTATTTTTCACCTTATCCCTTGCGCTGACAGTTCTTTTTGGGTATGGCCTTGCCAGTGCCTATATGGATGTTACCAGCCCGCCTCAAGCGGAAATATTAGCAAAATCAGAGGAAGTTCCTGTCACACCTGGTGATACATATATCGCACTCGGAGATTCATTAACCAGGGGTGTCGGCTCATCAAAGGGAGAAGGTTTTGTCCCGCTGGTTGGAAATGAACTTAAAGAAAATAATACTGTTGAACGTTTCCAAAACCTGGGTGTAAGAGGTGCAAGGATTGAAGATTTGCTGGTCCAGTTAGAACAAAAGGAAGTCAAGAGATCTCTTAAAGATGCCAAAATCATTACTATCACAATAGGGGGAAATAACCTATTTAATAGCGGAGAGATCCTAAAAAAATATTCTGAAGAAACCGCCCTTGGCATCGTGGAGACCGAAATTCCCAATTTGGAAAAGACGTTTAAAAACATTCGTGAAAGTAATCCGAATGCAGTCATACTCTATATGGGGCTTTATAATCCATTCAAGCAATCGCCCAACGGGGATTCATTTGATTCCATCATCCAAAAATGGAATGAGTCTGCCCGTACACTAGGCTTGAAATACAGAGTTCAAGTAGTGGATACTTTCAATCTGGTCACGGATGCCAAACGCGATCTTTCCAGTGACGTCTTCCATCCGAATGATGCTACTTATCAGCAAATAGCTGAAAGCATGTCACTTGTCATTAAAAAAAGTATCATACAATAA
- a CDS encoding ABC transporter ATP-binding protein — protein MSLKPTVLLENATKIIGKKTIIDNISFEIYPGEVFGFLGPNGAGKTTTIRMLVGLIKPTSGKIHICGFDVRKQFVQAMQRLGSIVENPELYKYLSGRENLQMFARMLPDVDEERIQEVIDLVDLTARIDDQVRTYSLGMRQRLGITQALLGRPDVLILDEPTNGLDPMGIKDLRTFIRKLVDDTGLSVLVSSHILSEIELLADRVAIMSHGKIVKVGSVSDLVGALSSGVDWRVSDSARALAILQESQYVQAAELYDDHTIHTLMDESKTSILNEALMKAGIEVWTIERKVQTLEDLFISLTGGDHIV, from the coding sequence ATGAGCTTAAAGCCGACAGTTCTATTGGAAAATGCAACGAAAATCATTGGAAAGAAAACGATTATTGATAATATATCATTTGAAATTTATCCAGGAGAAGTATTTGGGTTCCTGGGCCCTAATGGCGCCGGGAAAACCACCACGATCCGGATGCTCGTCGGGCTCATTAAGCCAACGTCCGGAAAGATTCACATCTGCGGTTTTGATGTAAGAAAGCAATTCGTTCAGGCGATGCAGCGCCTTGGTTCTATCGTCGAAAATCCCGAGCTGTATAAGTATTTGAGCGGCCGCGAAAACCTGCAGATGTTTGCGCGAATGCTGCCTGATGTGGATGAAGAACGGATACAGGAAGTCATTGATCTGGTTGATCTGACCGCTAGAATTGATGATCAGGTTCGGACCTATTCATTAGGAATGCGTCAGCGTCTTGGTATTACACAAGCATTGTTAGGCCGCCCGGATGTGCTTATATTGGATGAGCCTACGAATGGCTTGGACCCGATGGGAATAAAAGACCTTCGAACATTTATCAGGAAGCTGGTCGATGATACGGGCCTTTCGGTGCTCGTATCCAGTCATATTTTAAGTGAAATCGAATTGCTGGCGGATCGTGTGGCTATTATGAGCCATGGGAAAATCGTGAAGGTCGGCAGCGTAAGCGATTTAGTTGGTGCACTGTCATCTGGTGTGGATTGGAGAGTCAGTGATTCTGCTCGTGCACTTGCTATTTTACAAGAATCCCAGTATGTCCAGGCTGCAGAACTATACGATGACCATACTATACACACTCTTATGGATGAAAGCAAAACCTCAATTCTGAATGAGGCTTTAATGAAGGCGGGTATTGAGGTATGGACGATCGAAAGGAAAGTGCAGACATTGGAGGACCTATTCATCAGTTTGACAGGAGGCGATCATATTGTCTAA
- a CDS encoding ABC transporter permease, translating into MSNPNMVGLIRNEVMKIASKKRLAVVSVILVILVSMFTYAQYREIQEKIEKQGTLDWRVELQQEIVDRQNRLASSGIQDEFRQFLEFDLKQKQYYLDNDINPNYPGAPTFIRIFFSQGVTLVLPLFIIIIMADIVSGEYNDGTIKTLLSRPVKRWRILMAKWLTVLLYTSMLMAATVIVCYGVSGIVLGYDGWTAPILTGFQASASGEFSTEYIHTLPMWEYLLMSVGLAWVVTAVVGTISLMISVLVKNTATGIGAMMAVLIAGTLLSSIGSSWTSSKYLVNLNFDLINYLEGQAPPIEGMSLPFSLTVLGVWTAACLAVAFWNFTQKDMY; encoded by the coding sequence TTGTCTAATCCGAATATGGTTGGACTGATTCGTAATGAAGTGATGAAAATTGCTTCCAAAAAACGCCTGGCGGTTGTCAGCGTTATATTAGTCATTCTGGTCTCGATGTTTACATATGCACAGTACCGGGAGATACAGGAGAAAATAGAAAAGCAGGGCACTCTGGACTGGCGGGTGGAGCTTCAGCAGGAGATTGTCGACCGGCAAAATCGGCTCGCATCGAGTGGAATCCAGGACGAGTTCAGACAGTTCCTTGAATTTGATCTGAAGCAAAAGCAGTACTATCTGGACAACGATATCAACCCAAACTATCCTGGAGCCCCTACGTTTATCCGCATCTTTTTCTCACAGGGAGTCACACTTGTCCTGCCTTTATTCATTATTATTATAATGGCTGATATTGTGAGCGGGGAATATAATGATGGCACCATCAAAACATTACTGTCCCGGCCGGTTAAACGATGGAGAATCCTGATGGCTAAATGGCTGACGGTTTTGCTGTATACCTCCATGCTGATGGCGGCAACCGTGATTGTTTGTTATGGGGTTTCAGGAATCGTGCTCGGATATGATGGATGGACCGCCCCAATTTTGACCGGATTTCAAGCTTCTGCATCTGGTGAATTTTCAACGGAATACATCCATACTCTGCCGATGTGGGAATACTTGCTGATGTCAGTTGGACTTGCCTGGGTAGTAACAGCGGTTGTTGGAACCATAAGCCTCATGATATCAGTTCTAGTCAAAAATACAGCGACTGGAATAGGGGCGATGATGGCCGTGTTAATCGCAGGCACTCTGCTATCTTCTATCGGTTCGAGCTGGACGAGTTCCAAGTATTTAGTGAACTTGAACTTTGATCTGATTAACTATTTAGAAGGCCAGGCTCCGCCGATTGAAGGGATGTCCCTGCCGTTTTCGCTGACCGTTCTCGGGGTTTGGACGGCCGCCTGCCTGGCTGTGGCGTTTTGGAATTTTACTCAGAAGGATATGTATTAA
- a CDS encoding LLM class flavin-dependent oxidoreductase, whose product MKYGFWLPIFGGWLRNVDDEKMPPTFEYAKNVIQSAEKWGYSTTLIAELYLNDIKGPDHDSLEAWSTAAALAAVTEKIEIMTAIRPGFHNPAVAAKMAANIDQISSGRFTLNVVSAWWAEEARQYGGIFTEHDERYARTEEFIDVLKGLWTEENFNYSGQFYDLNDTKLAPKPVQRPNPILYAGGESEKGKQTIAEKCDAYVMHGGTVEEIERKIGEMKARREQTNNAPFSSFGMAAYVICRDTEEESLAELEKITTVKDSSGYAGFKDFTTKSQLEQQIQLQDYSVSNRGLRPNLVGTPEQIADRILQYEEAGLDLLLLQFSPQLEEMERFAKTVMPLVEQKRSLIKS is encoded by the coding sequence ATGAAATATGGTTTCTGGCTGCCGATTTTTGGAGGCTGGCTGCGAAATGTGGATGACGAAAAGATGCCGCCAACCTTTGAATATGCTAAAAACGTCATTCAGTCGGCTGAAAAATGGGGATACTCGACTACGTTAATAGCTGAATTATATTTAAATGATATTAAAGGACCGGACCATGATTCTCTTGAAGCATGGTCCACGGCAGCCGCACTTGCAGCCGTGACGGAAAAAATTGAAATTATGACCGCGATTCGCCCTGGTTTTCATAATCCTGCTGTAGCAGCAAAAATGGCAGCCAATATTGATCAAATCAGCAGCGGACGTTTTACTCTTAACGTTGTTTCTGCCTGGTGGGCCGAAGAAGCCCGTCAATATGGCGGCATTTTTACAGAACATGATGAGCGGTACGCCCGTACTGAAGAGTTCATTGATGTTCTAAAAGGGTTATGGACAGAAGAAAACTTCAATTATTCTGGCCAATTTTACGACTTAAACGATACGAAGCTTGCTCCGAAGCCAGTTCAAAGACCTAACCCGATTCTTTATGCAGGCGGTGAAAGTGAAAAAGGCAAGCAGACCATCGCAGAAAAATGTGATGCTTATGTTATGCACGGCGGAACGGTTGAAGAGATTGAACGGAAAATAGGAGAAATGAAGGCACGGCGTGAACAAACGAACAATGCGCCATTCAGTTCTTTCGGAATGGCAGCTTATGTTATTTGCCGTGATACAGAAGAAGAGTCTCTTGCTGAGCTTGAAAAAATCACGACCGTAAAGGATTCCAGCGGTTACGCAGGCTTTAAGGACTTCACGACAAAATCACAATTAGAGCAGCAGATTCAGCTGCAGGATTACTCTGTCTCTAACAGAGGTTTGCGGCCAAACTTAGTAGGAACACCAGAGCAAATTGCTGATCGAATCCTGCAATATGAAGAAGCTGGACTAGACCTGCTATTATTGCAATTTTCACCTCAACTGGAGGAAATGGAACGCTTCGCAAAGACGGTTATGCCATTAGTGGAACAAAAACGCAGTTTAATAAAGAGCTAG
- a CDS encoding ATP-grasp domain-containing protein, which yields MTKVYVIHENSEWTVHLTKRLEELGVPYEEWHLDEGTLDLSAEPPEGIFYSRMSASSHTRDHRFAAEFSGQVLAWLEAHGRTVLNGTSALKLEVSKVLQYLELNKSGVRTPKTIAAVGKQNIINAAEEFAGKPFITKHNRAGKGLGVQLFHSIEALKAYVEGPSFEEPVDGITLIQEYIQSPESYITRCEFVGGNFVYSVRVDTSEGFELCPADACQIGDLFCPVGEEVEEKPKFQIIEDFEDEILEKYKEVLARNHIQVAGIEFIRNAEGNIYTYDINTNTNYNSDAEAKAGKYGMLELASFLKKTLEEKYAVSVTA from the coding sequence ATGACCAAGGTATATGTAATACATGAAAATAGTGAGTGGACAGTCCATTTGACAAAAAGGCTGGAGGAACTGGGTGTTCCTTATGAAGAATGGCATTTAGACGAAGGGACGTTAGATTTATCTGCAGAACCGCCAGAAGGAATCTTCTATAGCCGGATGAGTGCTTCTTCTCATACTCGTGATCATCGTTTTGCAGCTGAATTTTCCGGACAAGTATTGGCCTGGCTAGAAGCACATGGCCGTACAGTGTTAAATGGAACGAGCGCTCTCAAGCTGGAAGTTAGTAAGGTCTTACAATACTTGGAGTTAAACAAATCTGGTGTCAGGACTCCAAAAACGATTGCAGCGGTGGGAAAACAAAATATTATTAATGCAGCTGAAGAATTTGCAGGAAAGCCGTTTATCACGAAACATAACCGAGCCGGTAAAGGCCTGGGTGTTCAATTATTCCATAGTATTGAAGCTTTAAAAGCTTATGTGGAGGGACCTTCCTTCGAAGAGCCTGTTGATGGTATTACTCTTATTCAGGAATACATTCAATCTCCTGAAAGCTATATCACCCGCTGTGAGTTTGTAGGGGGCAACTTTGTTTATTCCGTCAGGGTTGATACTTCGGAAGGATTTGAACTTTGCCCGGCGGACGCATGCCAGATTGGCGACTTATTCTGCCCGGTAGGAGAAGAGGTTGAAGAGAAGCCTAAATTCCAGATCATTGAAGATTTTGAGGACGAAATTTTAGAAAAATACAAAGAGGTTCTGGCCAGGAATCATATTCAAGTCGCTGGAATCGAATTTATCAGAAATGCTGAAGGTAATATTTACACTTATGATATTAATACAAACACAAACTATAATTCTGATGCAGAAGCGAAAGCTGGAAAATATGGAATGCTCGAGTTAGCTTCATTCTTAAAGAAGACATTGGAAGAAAAATACGCTGTATCGGTAACGGCTTAA
- a CDS encoding helicase, giving the protein MQIYPDDPFITRTVEVGGLTKSQLHQKLQQYSILMNEYGERLFADDRFTTSDRVSSLKTVELTVMNLGFHDGATTEQLFKRARSLGLELCPHELGPHLRLKYLDQPEGFSGNTAKQQQEAPPGSVTIASEILTEDDDFPKGFYLRRINGVLWLRGYIADHLHVWNPEDRFIFIKL; this is encoded by the coding sequence ATGCAAATATACCCAGATGATCCATTTATTACTAGAACAGTAGAAGTTGGCGGACTTACGAAATCGCAGCTTCATCAAAAACTGCAGCAATACTCCATCTTGATGAATGAGTATGGCGAAAGACTGTTTGCCGATGATAGATTTACGACTTCTGATAGGGTGTCCAGCCTGAAGACAGTTGAGCTAACCGTTATGAACCTTGGTTTTCATGATGGAGCTACTACAGAACAGCTTTTTAAAAGAGCGAGAAGCCTTGGTTTGGAATTATGTCCGCATGAGCTGGGTCCTCACCTGAGACTGAAATATCTGGACCAGCCTGAAGGTTTTTCGGGGAATACCGCAAAGCAGCAGCAAGAAGCTCCACCTGGCTCTGTCACAATAGCATCGGAGATCCTAACTGAAGATGATGATTTTCCGAAAGGTTTTTATCTTAGACGAATTAATGGCGTTTTATGGCTGCGCGGATACATAGCGGACCATCTGCACGTTTGGAACCCTGAAGACCGCTTTATCTTTATCAAACTATAA
- a CDS encoding DUF2750 domain-containing protein, whose protein sequence is MKLIKRFILNRPAEKRLAYFYGMVTTDEQVWLLRDENGDLFLLEDDGEYEFLLPVWPSRSFAEMKAANLDESYEAFNIPLSNFLDELLVDIEHDGGAAAIFPNENDTTIQKREEIKEMLRNL, encoded by the coding sequence ATGAAATTAATTAAACGATTTATTTTAAACCGCCCTGCTGAAAAGCGGCTTGCATATTTTTATGGTATGGTTACAACGGATGAACAGGTGTGGCTGCTGCGCGACGAGAATGGCGACCTATTTCTCTTAGAAGATGATGGGGAATATGAATTTTTGCTGCCTGTATGGCCAAGCAGAAGCTTTGCTGAAATGAAGGCTGCCAATTTAGATGAGTCATACGAAGCGTTTAACATTCCACTTTCAAATTTTTTAGACGAGTTATTAGTTGATATTGAACATGACGGTGGTGCTGCAGCGATTTTCCCTAATGAAAACGATACAACCATTCAAAAACGTGAAGAAATAAAAGAAATGCTTCGCAATTTATAG
- a CDS encoding DUF523 domain-containing protein, giving the protein MILVSSCLAGLEVRYNGTHSLDNKISNLVGENKAVTVCPEMLGGFSTPREPAEIVGGDGEDVLDGKAKVVEKSGNDVTELYIKGAYATLEKAKKINATIVVLKENSPSCGSSMIYNGEFKGNKIVGNGVTSALLKRNGLQVISEEQFAENFF; this is encoded by the coding sequence ATGATTTTGGTCAGTTCTTGTTTAGCTGGATTAGAAGTTAGGTATAACGGTACACATAGCTTAGATAACAAGATTAGTAATTTAGTTGGAGAGAATAAAGCTGTTACGGTCTGTCCCGAAATGCTTGGTGGGTTTTCAACCCCAAGGGAACCTGCTGAAATAGTAGGCGGAGACGGAGAAGATGTACTGGATGGAAAGGCTAAAGTGGTTGAGAAATCTGGTAATGACGTAACCGAACTTTACATAAAAGGAGCTTATGCAACTTTAGAAAAAGCTAAAAAAATTAACGCAACAATAGTTGTTCTCAAGGAGAATAGCCCATCTTGTGGTAGTTCAATGATTTATAACGGTGAATTTAAGGGTAACAAAATTGTTGGAAACGGAGTTACTTCAGCTTTACTTAAAAGAAATGGTTTACAAGTAATTTCAGAAGAACAATTTGCTGAAAATTTCTTTTAG